In the Carboxydothermus hydrogenoformans Z-2901 genome, one interval contains:
- the fdhE gene encoding formate dehydrogenase accessory protein FdhE, with the protein MDAKKLVSTMEKLIAGFDEKLLLNISWNGKLPVTDNVEVEFNEEKIMEFLKRVNLELISLELINRKINFPGLITNFKDKGSFLKLLKDNLEEGFWEQFALKQKVKKEILALHFLILRRKMLRELSNAIQNNQSNHQTCPTCGTLPGFAAITPTGERILFCLECQTQWRYYRLGCPKCGNKFHEDFIEIHPEGKEETPYFGEVCKKCGSYLKTKKLKSNEEKINPNLEDVESLFLDYLIPKKINY; encoded by the coding sequence ATGGATGCTAAAAAACTTGTAAGCACTATGGAAAAGTTAATTGCCGGGTTTGATGAAAAACTCTTATTAAATATTTCGTGGAATGGAAAGTTGCCAGTAACGGATAATGTAGAAGTGGAGTTTAATGAAGAAAAGATAATGGAATTTTTAAAGAGGGTAAACTTAGAATTAATTTCTTTGGAGCTTATTAACCGGAAAATTAATTTTCCAGGCTTAATTACGAATTTTAAAGATAAAGGAAGTTTTCTAAAGCTTTTAAAGGATAATTTGGAGGAAGGGTTTTGGGAGCAATTTGCCTTAAAGCAAAAGGTAAAAAAAGAAATTCTGGCCTTACATTTTTTGATTTTAAGAAGAAAAATGTTAAGGGAGTTAAGTAACGCAATACAAAATAACCAATCAAATCACCAAACCTGTCCTACCTGTGGTACTTTACCGGGTTTTGCTGCGATTACACCTACCGGAGAAAGAATTCTTTTTTGTTTAGAGTGTCAGACTCAGTGGCGTTATTATCGCTTAGGCTGCCCAAAATGTGGCAATAAGTTCCATGAGGATTTCATCGAAATTCATCCCGAAGGCAAAGAAGAAACCCCTTACTTTGGTGAAGTTTGCAAAAAATGCGGAAGCTATTTAAAAACCAAAAAACTAAAAAGTAATGAAGAAAAAATTAATCCCAATCTTGAGGATGTGGAAAGCCTTTTTCTCGATTATCTTATCCCAAAGAAAATAAATTATTAA
- a CDS encoding formate dehydrogenase subunit gamma, translating to MSNKVFRFNKTMRFFHWSYITFYFLLAITGAFLYFDFLDWLRPLFGGAQGARIVHRVAAVGLILSPIISFLLNPKEIWETLKYAYSWKASDLKFFGEFIKEFFGGHAHYEPQGKYNQGEKLNIVLQSLGWLLFIVSGIVLWRFESFSPEVGMIALIGHDIAFIFTLAYVIGHVYLSLFHPVTRPALKGMLTGYVDEEYAKNHHPLWYNEVKQEKQVRGKEKTKTKALSLEK from the coding sequence GTGAGTAATAAAGTTTTCCGGTTTAATAAAACAATGCGTTTTTTTCACTGGTCGTATATTACCTTTTATTTTCTTTTAGCTATTACCGGAGCTTTTTTATACTTTGATTTTCTTGATTGGTTAAGACCCCTTTTTGGCGGAGCTCAGGGGGCCAGAATTGTTCACCGGGTAGCAGCGGTGGGGCTGATCCTTTCGCCGATTATTTCTTTCCTTTTAAATCCCAAAGAAATTTGGGAAACTTTAAAATACGCCTACTCCTGGAAAGCATCGGATCTAAAGTTTTTTGGCGAGTTTATCAAAGAGTTCTTTGGGGGTCATGCCCATTATGAACCCCAGGGTAAATACAATCAGGGAGAAAAATTAAACATTGTTTTACAAAGTTTGGGATGGCTTTTATTTATCGTCAGTGGTATAGTACTATGGCGTTTTGAAAGCTTTTCACCCGAAGTGGGTATGATCGCCTTAATCGGCCATGATATAGCGTTTATCTTTACCCTGGCTTATGTTATTGGCCATGTCTACCTGTCCCTCTTCCATCCGGTTACCAGACCGGCTCTTAAAGGGATGCTTACTGGTTACGTGGATGAAGAATATGCTAAAAATCACCATCCTTTGTGGTATAATGAGGTAAAACAGGAAAAACAGGTTAGGGGAAAAGAAAAAACTAAAACCAAAGCGCTTTCTCTTGAAAAATGA
- the glp gene encoding molybdopterin molybdotransferase MoeA, which translates to MKELLNLITPEEALKLLKSNFKVSLKATEIELSQAFGKILAEPVKALENIPPFSRSTVDGYAVFAEDTFGATETFPVLLKLKGEIGMGEVPEFALGPGEAVRIFTGGALPEGADSVVMVEHTELFDSETVSVLKPVAPGENVIAAGEDFKEGEVVLEKGTRIRPQELGVLAALGYSKVTVYNSLKVGIISTGDELVPVETKLKPGQIRDTNAYLLVGRILDLGMQPVYFGIVPDRFEELIKAIKKALLETDIVLLSGGTSMGVKDMVVDAINSLGTPGVLFHGLAIKPGKPTIGGGINGKPILGLPGHPASALMVFERIGVPFLRYLSGLKSSYQPRVKATLTLNLPSKTGQEDLYRVMLTQKEQGYLATPILGKSGLINTLTRADGYVMVPLDIEGLHAGEEVEVILF; encoded by the coding sequence ATGAAAGAACTTTTAAATTTAATTACTCCAGAAGAAGCATTAAAGCTCTTAAAAAGTAATTTTAAAGTGTCGTTAAAAGCTACTGAAATAGAACTTTCCCAGGCTTTTGGCAAAATTTTAGCAGAGCCGGTAAAAGCCCTGGAAAATATACCTCCATTTTCTCGCTCTACGGTTGATGGTTATGCGGTTTTTGCGGAAGACACTTTTGGCGCAACGGAAACTTTTCCTGTACTATTAAAGCTAAAAGGCGAAATAGGAATGGGGGAGGTTCCGGAATTTGCTCTGGGACCCGGGGAAGCGGTGCGAATTTTTACCGGTGGGGCCCTGCCGGAAGGTGCCGATAGTGTAGTGATGGTCGAGCATACCGAACTGTTTGACTCCGAAACTGTTTCGGTTTTAAAACCGGTGGCACCGGGAGAAAATGTTATTGCCGCGGGAGAGGATTTTAAAGAAGGGGAAGTGGTTTTGGAAAAGGGGACGAGAATTCGTCCTCAGGAACTTGGGGTTTTGGCTGCGCTGGGTTACAGCAAGGTTACCGTTTATAATTCTTTAAAAGTAGGAATTATTTCTACCGGTGATGAACTGGTTCCGGTGGAAACCAAGTTAAAACCGGGACAAATTCGGGATACCAATGCCTATCTTTTGGTGGGACGAATTCTTGATTTAGGGATGCAACCGGTGTATTTTGGCATAGTTCCCGATAGATTTGAAGAGCTAATTAAAGCAATTAAGAAAGCCCTCCTGGAAACCGATATCGTTCTTTTATCCGGCGGCACTTCCATGGGGGTAAAGGATATGGTAGTGGATGCTATAAATAGCCTGGGGACTCCCGGGGTTTTATTCCATGGTCTTGCCATAAAGCCCGGAAAACCCACCATAGGCGGAGGTATCAACGGCAAACCTATTCTCGGTCTTCCCGGCCATCCCGCTTCTGCTTTAATGGTTTTTGAGCGAATTGGTGTACCCTTTTTGCGCTATCTTTCCGGGTTAAAAAGTAGCTATCAGCCCCGGGTAAAAGCCACCTTAACTTTAAATCTTCCTTCCAAAACCGGTCAGGAAGATTTATACCGGGTAATGTTAACCCAGAAAGAACAGGGCTATTTAGCCACTCCAATTTTAGGCAAGTCGGGATTAATAAATACCTTAACCCGGGCTGATGGTTATGTAATGGTGCCGTTAGATATTGAAGGGCTGCATGCCGGGGAAGAAGTGGAAGTTATTTTGTTTTAG
- a CDS encoding 4Fe-4S dicluster domain-containing protein — MNGMFIDTSLCVGCRGCMTACKSWNELPGEKTTFTGSLQSMPDTTPKTYTLIKFYEREENGRIRFDFFKQQCFHCGDAACEKACPEDAIYHTKEGAVVRDYDRCIGCDYCQRACPFNIPRIDTQNKKMHKCTLCFDRLENGEIPACALTCSPGAIKYGNRDELWEAAQKRLAEVKKEYPKANLYPSDKNALGGTGVFYLLINEPEFYGLPAEAKLKTTFSLWHDVVRPLGKIVPGIALGATVIAAVANSVKKQREEGHGE, encoded by the coding sequence ATGAACGGCATGTTTATTGATACATCCCTTTGTGTTGGCTGCCGGGGCTGCATGACTGCCTGCAAAAGCTGGAACGAATTACCCGGAGAAAAAACGACTTTTACCGGAAGTTTACAGAGTATGCCCGATACTACCCCTAAAACTTATACATTGATTAAATTTTATGAACGTGAAGAAAACGGGCGGATTCGTTTTGACTTTTTTAAACAGCAGTGTTTTCACTGCGGTGATGCGGCTTGTGAAAAAGCTTGTCCGGAAGATGCAATCTATCATACCAAAGAAGGGGCGGTAGTGCGGGATTACGACCGGTGTATAGGCTGTGATTACTGCCAGAGGGCGTGCCCCTTTAATATCCCGCGGATTGACACTCAAAACAAGAAAATGCATAAATGCACCTTGTGTTTTGACCGGTTAGAAAACGGAGAAATTCCGGCTTGTGCCCTGACTTGTTCTCCGGGAGCTATTAAATACGGCAACCGGGATGAGCTGTGGGAGGCAGCCCAAAAGCGGCTGGCGGAGGTTAAAAAAGAGTATCCCAAGGCTAATCTTTATCCTTCCGATAAAAATGCTTTGGGAGGAACCGGGGTATTTTATCTTTTAATTAACGAGCCGGAGTTCTACGGTCTTCCGGCCGAGGCAAAATTAAAAACTACCTTTTCCCTCTGGCATGACGTGGTGAGACCTTTAGGGAAAATTGTGCCAGGGATAGCGCTTGGGGCTACTGTTATAGCGGCGGTAGCTAATTCGGTAAAAAAACAACGGGAGGAGGGACACGGTGAGTAA